In a single window of the Nocardioides sp. L-11A genome:
- a CDS encoding chemotaxis protein CheW translates to MSTGTTARTAEQYCTFWVAGLFFGVAVDEVQEVLRRQSMTPVPRADRAVTGLINLRGQIVTAVDLRVRLGLPDRADDEVPMNVIVRSRGEVVSLLVDDIGDVIDTAGVDLQPAPTTMPRGVQDVVRGVRPLSDSILLVLDADRAVDVTVTPDNTGGTP, encoded by the coding sequence ATGAGCACCGGTACGACGGCCCGGACCGCCGAGCAGTACTGCACGTTCTGGGTCGCCGGACTGTTCTTCGGCGTCGCCGTCGACGAGGTGCAGGAGGTGCTGCGACGGCAGTCGATGACCCCCGTGCCGCGGGCCGACCGGGCCGTCACCGGCCTGATCAACCTGCGCGGCCAGATCGTGACCGCCGTCGACCTGCGGGTGCGGCTCGGGCTGCCGGACCGCGCGGACGACGAGGTCCCCATGAACGTGATCGTCCGCAGCCGCGGCGAGGTGGTCAGCCTCCTCGTCGACGACATCGGGGACGTCATCGACACGGCCGGCGTCGACCTGCAGCCGGCGCCGACCACCATGCCTCGGGGCGTGCAGGACGTCGTCCGCGGCGTCCGTCCTCTCTCCGATTCCATCCTGCTCGTCCTCGACGCCGACCGCGCCGTCGATGTGACGGTCACGCCCGACAACACCGGAGGTACCCCATGA
- a CDS encoding methyl-accepting chemotaxis protein yields MTEILEAPTNGTAPAKASRATSAKSSAPSATAASTAPDTSAFALSMMENSPTNMMFADRDFVIRYMNPASLRTLRSLEDVLPVRADEVVGSSLDIFHKNPAYQRGLLATAEHLPRRANIQVGHQTLDLLVSAITDADGEYVGAMATWEVVTDRLRIERERAESAADTSAVNKVLSGLGAATEVDTAIQIALDTVRGEFGWAYGSYWRVDPADRLLRFDRESGDAGPEFRQVTLQASFAEGIGLSGRAWAQRDLYFTRDIGEMTDCVRAPVAQRVGVKSGVCFPVILDGEVVGTMDFFATETLEPSAQRLDALRNVGRLVSHTVARIQREAAEREAAAVLAGKVAQILDLVSAAAAGDLTRELDIEGDDAVGQVADGLRTLMATLRASMGNISGAAETLGAAATQLTSLAEGMGEGATTTSDRAASASSASVQVSASIQTVATAAEEMTASIREIAKNATEAATVATDAVTVASEAQGTVASLGESSAEIGQVIKVITSIAQQTNLLALNATIEAARAGDAGKGFAVVANEVKELAKETAKATEEIGQKIEAIQSDTQGAVSAISRIADVIARINDIQSTIASAVEEQTATTNEIARSVTEAAAGANGIAEDVTQVATAAADTREGAENTLASATGLTGVATELRDMVGRFQL; encoded by the coding sequence ATGACCGAGATCCTGGAGGCGCCGACCAACGGCACCGCACCCGCCAAGGCGTCGAGGGCGACGTCCGCGAAGTCGTCGGCGCCGTCGGCGACCGCGGCCTCGACCGCGCCCGACACCTCGGCCTTCGCCCTGTCGATGATGGAGAACTCTCCGACGAACATGATGTTCGCCGACCGCGACTTCGTCATCCGCTACATGAACCCGGCCTCGCTGCGGACCCTGCGCAGCCTCGAGGACGTGCTGCCGGTGCGGGCCGACGAGGTGGTCGGGTCCAGCCTCGACATCTTCCACAAGAACCCCGCCTACCAGCGGGGCCTGCTGGCGACCGCCGAGCACCTGCCCCGGCGCGCGAACATCCAGGTCGGCCACCAGACCCTCGACCTCCTCGTCAGCGCGATCACCGACGCCGACGGCGAGTACGTCGGGGCGATGGCGACCTGGGAGGTCGTCACCGACCGGCTGCGGATCGAGCGCGAGCGTGCGGAGTCCGCAGCCGACACGTCGGCGGTCAACAAGGTGCTCTCCGGGCTCGGCGCCGCGACCGAGGTCGACACCGCGATCCAGATCGCGCTCGACACGGTGCGCGGGGAGTTCGGCTGGGCGTACGGCTCCTACTGGCGGGTGGATCCTGCGGACCGGCTGCTGAGGTTCGACCGCGAGTCCGGCGACGCCGGCCCGGAGTTCCGCCAGGTCACCCTGCAGGCGTCCTTCGCCGAGGGCATCGGCCTGTCCGGCCGGGCCTGGGCGCAGCGCGACCTCTACTTCACTCGCGACATCGGCGAGATGACCGACTGCGTGCGAGCGCCCGTGGCCCAGCGGGTCGGCGTGAAGTCGGGCGTCTGCTTCCCGGTCATCCTCGACGGCGAGGTCGTCGGAACCATGGACTTCTTCGCCACCGAGACCCTGGAGCCGAGCGCGCAGCGCCTCGACGCGCTGCGGAACGTCGGCCGGCTGGTCTCGCACACCGTGGCCCGGATCCAGCGTGAGGCCGCGGAGCGCGAGGCGGCCGCCGTCCTCGCCGGCAAGGTCGCGCAGATCCTCGACCTGGTCTCGGCCGCCGCGGCCGGGGACCTGACCCGCGAGCTCGACATCGAGGGCGACGACGCGGTCGGCCAGGTCGCCGACGGCCTGCGCACCCTGATGGCCACACTGCGGGCGAGCATGGGCAACATCAGTGGCGCCGCCGAGACCCTCGGGGCCGCGGCCACCCAGCTCACCTCGCTGGCCGAGGGCATGGGGGAGGGCGCCACGACGACCTCCGACCGGGCGGCGTCCGCATCGAGCGCGTCGGTCCAGGTGTCCGCGTCGATCCAGACCGTCGCCACCGCGGCGGAGGAGATGACCGCCTCCATCCGGGAGATCGCCAAGAACGCCACCGAGGCCGCGACCGTCGCGACCGACGCCGTCACCGTCGCCTCGGAGGCCCAGGGCACGGTCGCCTCGCTCGGCGAGTCCTCCGCCGAGATCGGCCAGGTCATCAAGGTGATCACCTCGATCGCCCAGCAGACCAACCTGCTCGCCCTCAACGCCACCATCGAGGCGGCGCGCGCCGGTGACGCGGGCAAGGGCTTCGCCGTCGTCGCCAACGAGGTCAAGGAGCTCGCGAAGGAGACGGCCAAGGCGACCGAGGAGATCGGTCAGAAGATCGAGGCCATCCAGAGCGACACCCAGGGCGCGGTCTCCGCGATCAGCCGGATCGCGGACGTCATCGCGCGGATCAACGACATCCAGTCGACGATCGCCTCCGCGGTGGAGGAGCAGACCGCCACCACCAACGAGATCGCCCGCTCGGTCACCGAGGCCGCCGCCGGCGCCAACGGTATCGCCGAGGACGTGACCCAGGTCGCCACCGCCGCCGCCGACACCCGGGAGGGGGCCGAGAACACCCTGGCCTCCGCCACCGGGCTCACCGGCGTCGCCACCGAGCTGCGGGACATGGTGGGTCGCTTCCAGCTCTGA